From Thermoanaerobaculia bacterium:
CACCCGCCGACCGACGCCCCATGCCCCTACGGAAGGCTCTCTCGCCCGATCTGCTGCGACGCCTCGCGGTGGTCCTGGGCCTGCTCGTCTCCATCGTCATGGTCGCGCGGTCGCAGGCCGGCGGCGACCAGCTCAATCTGCTGGCGCGCGGCTGGCTGCTCGCCGAGCGCGGCGAGCTCATTCCGTATGGAAATCCACTTTCCTCGGGCGGCGACGGACCGGGGATCGCGACCACCCTCACCGTCGCCGCGCCGCTCTACGTCTGGTCGCATCACCGTGCGCCGGTGGTCCTCCTCTGGATCCTCCATCTCGCGGCCTGGGTGATGCTCGACCGGCGGCTGCGTACGGTATTCACGCCCTGGGAGCGCGCCGCATTCGCCGTCGTCTATTGGCTCAATCCCTGGCGCCTCGAGGCGTCGGCCTATCTCTGGAATCCGAACTTCCTCTATTTCGCCGGTGCGCTGCACTTCGCCACGGGCTTCGATCAGCGCGAGCGGGCCCGCTTCGGCGCCTCCTTCCTGCACATCCTGGCGCTCGGGGTGGGTGCGCAGCTGCATCCGGCGATGCTGCTGCTCATCGTCGCCTCGCTCCTGCTCTGGCGGCGCGGCGCCGTGCACGTGCACTGGGGCGGAGTTTCGGCCGGTGTCTTCGTCACCGTCCTCCTGCTCGTTCCCTGGTGGCAGGCGGCGGCCGCGGAGCCGGCGATCGTCGCCGCCGGCGAAGGCTTCCCCTTCCGCGGCCTGATCTGGTTCCAGCCGTGGATCAAGGGGCTCTCCTACTGGCTGCGCTACCCCTCGCTGCTGATCAACAAGCAGAGTGCCATCTTCGACTTCAGCGCGCTGCTCGGCGCCGGCGCGGACCGCCTGCTGGCGCCGCTCGCGAAGGGGTTCGTCGGCGTCGCCGGAGCGGCGTCGATGTTCGCCGTGCTGATGGCGAACATCGACTTCTTCCGCCGCCGCTTCGCCGCCGGCGCGCGCGCGGCATTCGCCCGGCCGCTCCATCCCGATCCGCGCCGTTTCGTCGAGGACTACGCCTTCTGGTGCTTCGTGTCGGCGGTGGTGGTCTTCGCGGCGGCGCCGACGACGCCGCAGAGCTGGCAAGCGGTGCCGCTCTTCCAGGCGGCCGTCCTGCCGGTCGTCTTCTGGCTCGGGCGCAAGCTCGACGCTCCCGTCCACGCCCTCGCTGCCCGGCGTGCGCTCGCGGCGACGGCGACCGCGGCGCTCCTGCTGCACATCGCGCTCGCCGTCGGTGGCCACAACTTCCGCTGCGGAGGGCGGGCAGCCGTCGGCATCCCCCTGCGCGCCGCCTCGCCGATGTTCGAGGATCTCGGACTGCAGGCGACCTGCCCCTGGTCACTCAGCGTGCCGAACGAGTGGTGGCCCGACGTCCTGCCGGAAGAGTAGCGCCGGCGCGCTTTCCCGTCTCGACGCGACCTACGGACAGGTCGCGACGTTGTCGTCCGCGAGAACCGGTTCCGCCGGGGCCAGATAGACGACGCGCTCGACGCCGGGCCGGCGGGCGAGCGCCCGCACGGTCGCCGCCGAGAACTGGCTGCGATGCAGGCGGGCGGCGGCGACCGAGTAGCTCCAGGTGCCCGGAACTCCGGCGATGTCCGGTGTCGCCGTATAGCCGAACGTGCCGGCGCGCGCGCCCGCCGCTGGGGAGTAGCGGATGAAGGGCGGCGCCGCGGTGACCTCGACAAGGGTCTCGAGCAGGAAAGTCGCCGGCATCGGGTCCAGGCGGTCACGCGCCGCGAGGAGCAGTTCGCCCGCCGCCCGGTGGTCGCCGTGGCAGGTGGCGCCGTGCCGGGGATCGAAGGTCAGGATGAGGTCGGGAGCCAAGCCGCGCAGGAAGCCTTCGAGCCGCGTGACGAGCGCCCCGTGGCCGCCCGAAGCTGCGTCCCACCCGGCGAGTCCGCCGCCGTCCGGCAGTGTCCACAGGGTGAGCTCGGCGCCGAAGAGGGCCGCCGCCTGCTGCATCTCCTGGGTGCGCACCGTGGCGAGATCCGGCAGGCAACCCTCCGGCCGCAGGCAGACCCCGGCTTCGCCGCGCGTCAACACGAGGAAGTGGCAGGCGAGCCGCTCGAGGCGGCAGAGCTTGGCGATTGCTGGCGCGACCAGAACCTCGTCGTCGGGATGGGCGGCGACCCAGAGGACCGACTGCACCCCCGGAAACAGGGGCGGGGAGTGCGGCGTCGGCAGGGGATCGAGGATCCCCGGCGTCGAGAGCGCCGCGAGGATCCCCGGCGTCGTCGCCGGTATCGCCAGGATCGCCAGGATCGCCAGCAGCTGAAGCCAACGGATCATCTTCGAAACGCGGCGCCGTGCGAATGCGGGGAGCGGATCCATGGCGCGCCTAGTGTACGGCCGCTAGCGATCCGGCGCGGCGGCCCCCGTGGCGAGCATCCGGCCGACGATCTCCTTCACCAGCTTCGCCGCGACCCGGGCGGTCGTCCCGCCGACATCGCAGAGCGGGTTGTACTCGACGACATCGGCGCCGACGATCGGACCGGGAAGACGCTGAATCAGCGAGATCACGTCGCGCACCGTAAGTCCCCCCGGCTCCTGGTGCGACACTCCGGGGGCGAAGGCGGGGTCGATCCCGTCGAGGTCGAGAGAGAGGTAGACCGGCCCTCCAAGAGCAGGGCGCCGGCCCTCCTCCCAGGCGCGCATGTCGATCACCTCGACCCCGAATCGGTCGGCCTGGGCACGCTGGTGGCCGCTCATCGTGCGAATGCCGATCTGGACCAGTCGCGCGACGAGACCCTCCTCGAGGATGCGCGCGAAGGGGCAGGCATGCGAGAAGCGATCCCCTTCGAAGATGTCGTTGAGATCGGGATGGGCGTCGACGTGGACCAGCGTGAGCTCCGGGAAGCGCGGTCCGACGGCGCGCAGCACGGGAAAAGACACCGAGTGGTCGCCGCCGAGAGCGATCGCCCTGCCGCCGGCCGCGTAAACCGCGGCGACGCCGGCTTGGATGCGTTCGCGCGCTCCGGTGCTGTCGGGCGGCAGCTCGAGATCGCCGGCGTCGGCCAGCGCTCCCGCTACGGAGATGTCGATCAGCGCTTCGCTCCACGGATTCGTCGCCTCCGACCAGAGCTGCTTCCGGATGAGCTGTGGGGCGGCCGCCGGTCCGCGCAAGAACGACGAGCTCGCGTCGTAGGGCAGGCCGAGCAGCGTCGGGGTGCGGCTCATGCCGTGACCTCGCCGCTCGCCCTCACCTCGACCGGGGCGAGCACGGGGCGCTTCGGCTGGCGCCGATCGCCGGACGACCGGCCGAGCGAGTGCCGGAGCAGCCAGGGAAGGAGATAGTCCCTGCCCCAGACGAGCTCGTCACGCAGGCGGCGCGCCGCAGAGCGCGGCGCGGCCGGCGGCAGCGGCAGGCGCCAATCCTCGTCGGCGTCCGGGATCCCGAGCGCATGCGCGAGCGCCGCAGCGATGCGCGCGTGCCCGAGGGCATTGGCGTGCAGCCGATCTGGGCTCCAGAGGCGCGGATCGGAGGCGACGGGGTGAACGGCGAAATCGACCAGCAACGTATCGGTCCGCGCGGCGGCGGCGCGAATCGCCGCGTTGAGCGCCGCGAGGCGCGGCGCGAGTCGGCGTGCCATCGGCATCACCGGCACGAGGTCGGGCATGGTGAAGGTGAGGAGGGCGGCGCCGGTCGCGCGCACCGCCGCCATCATCTCCTCGAGGTCGGCGGCGACCGCGGGCAGATCGAAGCTCCGAGACACCACGTCGTTGGTGCCGGAGAAGAGGGTGACGAGGTCGGGGCGCATGGCGAGTGCGCAGGCCAGTTGCTGGTCGCGGATCTCGCGCGTCTTTCTGCCGCGCACGCCGAGGTTGGCGTAGAGAAGGCCTCCCTGGCCGGCCTGGACGCGCGCGAGATGCTCGGCCAGCCGGTTCGCCCAGCCCCGGAAACTGCCGTCGCCGGACGGATCGTCGAGGCCTTCGGTCGAGCTGTCGCCGATCGCCACATATCGTTCGAAACTTCGGCCAGCGCGGTGTTCGAGGCGGCGCGCGCGCGGGCTCGGGGCTTCGATCCCGGGACACATCAGGGGTGAGCGCCGGCCGTGGAACCGAGGCAGGCCAGGGCGACGGCTTCGGCGACCTGGATGCCGTCGATCGCCGCGGAGAGGATGCCGCCGGCGTAACCGGCGCCTTCGCCGGCGGGGTAGAGGCCGGGAGTGCTGATGCTCTGCAAGCTCAGGGCGTCGCGGCGGATCGAGATCGGTGACGAGGTGCGGGTTTCGACGCCGGTCAGCAGGGCATCGGGCATCGCAAATCCGGGGATCTTGCGATCGAAGGCCGGAATCGCCTCGCGGATCGCGGTGATCGCCCAGTCCGGGAGGCAGGTCGAGAGATCGGCGGGCTTCACTCCCGGAGTGTACGAGGGCAGGACGCTGCCGAGAGCCGTCGAGGGGTGCCCGGCGAGAAAGTCGCCGACGCGCTGCGCAGGAGCGTCGTAGTCCGAACCGCCGGCTTCGAACGCGCGCTGCTCCCAGAGTCGCTGGAACTCGATCCCGGCGAGGGGGCCAGCGGGAAAGTCGGCCGGTGTGATGCCGACCACGATTCCGGCGTTGGCATTCCTCTCGCTGCGGTCGTACTGACTCATGCCGTTGGTCACCACCCGTCCCGGCTCCGACGCCGCCGCGACCACCGTGCCGCCCGGGCACATGCAGAAGCTGTAGACGGTGCGACCGTTCGTGCAGTGGTGCACGAGCTTGTAGTCGGCGGCGCCCAGCAACGGGTTTCCGGCCTCGGCGCGATACCGGCAGGCGTCGATGATGGCCTGGGGATGCTCGATTCGGAAGCCGATCGAGAAGGCTTTGGGTTCGATGGTGACGCCCTGGTCGAGCAGCGTCCTGAAGGTGTCGCGCGCGCTGTGGCCGACCGCAAGCACGACCTGGTCGGTGCGAATCTGCTCGCCGCCGGCGAGCTGCACGCCGCGGATGCGACCGTCCTCGAGATGGAGGCGCTCGACGCGGCTCTGGAACCGGATCTCTCCGCCGAGGCCTTCGATCCTCGCGCGCAGGCTCTCGACCACCTTCACGAGCTTGAAAGTGCCGATGTGCGGCCGGTGGATCCAGAGAATCTCCTCCGGCGCACCGGCCGCCACGAACTCGGTCAGGACCTTGCGCCCGAGATGGCGGGGATCGCGCACCTGGCTGTAGAGCTTGCCGTCGGAGAAGGTCCCGGCGCCACCTTCGCCGAACTGCACGTTCGACTCCGGATCGAGGATCCCCTTGCGCCAGAAGCCGAAGGTGTCGACAGTGCGCTCGCGGACCCTTTTGCCGCGCTCTAGGACGATCGGCCGAAAGCCCATCTGCGCGAGCGTCAGCGCGGCAAACAGGCCGCAGGGCCCGGCTCCGACGACCACCGGCCGTGGACCCACGAAGCCGGGCGGCGCCTGCGCCACGAAGCGGTAGGTGGAATCGGGCGTCGGGCCGACATGCGGGTCGTCGGCGAAGCGCCGCAGCAGCTCGGACTCGCGCGGGCTCTCGAGGTCGACGGTATGGACCAGCCGGATGCCGCGGCGCTGTCGCGCGTCCAGGCTGCGCTTGAAGATCGAGTAGCCGGTGAGATCTCCGCTGCCGAGACCGAGACGGTGCCGAATCGCCGCCTCGAGCTCGGCGGTCGAGTGCCCCAGAGGAAGAGCGAGATCGGTGAGTCGGATCATGGGTGAAGGAGCCTCGAATCACTTCGGACGCGCGGTGCTGGCGAGCCAGAGCGCCGAGAGGCCGAGCACGAGAGCGATCGGCGAATAGAGCACGGAATCCCAATACGCGAAAGCTGTTCCGCGCACCGTCTTCCCGAAGCCGACGAGGCGAAAGTCACCGACGGCGCGGAGCACCAGGATCGCTCCCAGGACGATGGTTGCGAAAGTCGCGAGCCGGGGCGGGAAGGAGGGCAGGAGAACTCCGGCGCGCACCAGCACGACGAGCGCTGCGGCGGCGAGCAGTCCCGCGACGGCGAGGGTGGTGCCCGCCGACGGCCGCAAGGCAGGCGTTCCGTCCACGACCGGGATCACTGAGCCGCTCGCGAGCTTGCCGCCGAGCGCCCAGGCGACGTGAAGCGCAGACAGAAGTCCGAAAGCGGCAGCGAGCCCGAGAGCGACGCCTGTGCTTGTTTTCATTGTGTGCGCTTTTCGCGTCGCGGAGGGAGCCCGGGCTAGCCGCGAGCCAGCAGGCTCGTGGCCAGAGCGAGCGCCGCCGGCAGGGCCTGGATCCAGAGGATCTTCCGGCTGGCCGTCGCCGCGCCGAACGCGCCAGCGACCATGACGCAGGCGAGGAAGAAGACGCGCATCTCGAAGCCGGCCTCGCCGCGCCAGAGCGCCCAGCCGAGGCCGGCGGCGAGGAATCCGTTGTAGAGCCCCTGGTTGGCGGCGAGCATCCGCGTCGCCTTCGCCATCTCCGCCGAGAGTCCGAAAGCGCGCCGGCCCGCTGGACTCTCCCACAGGAACATCTCGAGAACCAGGAAGTAGACGTGCAGCAGCGCGACGGCGGCGGTGAGCAAGTCGGCAGTCAGAGTCATCGTGGCTCGATTCTAGCCTCTTGCGCGGCCGGGCCTGCCGCTGATTTCAGTTGTGCTCAACCTCGCCCGCGCCGCTCGCCTGCCGGGCGCGGCGAAGGAAGTCGACGCAGAGCGCCTGCCAGGGGCCGCCTTCGAGGACCATGATCGCGGCCGGATCGAGGCGGTCTTCGGCCCAGGGATCGGGGCCGCCGACCGCCGGATGGGGCGCGATGGCGTAACACTCGGTGCCGCGGGCGACGACACCGGCGGCGTGCAGAGCCCGCACCGAGGCGGCCAGGAGGTAGGTCTCCTGCCAGGCGGGATTGGCGGCGAACCCGGCGAGCGTCGCGCTGTCGGGCGCGAGCTCCTGCACGTCGCCGAAGAAGACGTCGAGCATGCAGCAGGTGCCGTCCTGGCGGGCGTAGAAGAGCGTGCCGAAGCGCGAGGCGAAGAGCGGCTCGCGCCGCTCTCCAGCGAGGCCCCGAGGGAGGATCGTGTCCCAGACCGCGAACCAGTCGGCGATCTCGGGATGCGCCGCGGCGTCGATCAGGAGATCGCCGAGCCCTTCGAGATCGCCGCTCGCGAAGCCTTTCACCACAGGTCCAATACCAGCACGCGGGCTTCGAGCGGTCCGTTCCAGACCGGGATGCGGCGCGTGGGTTTCAGGCCCAGGAGCTTGCCCTGCGTCGCGCCGCCGGCGAAGATGACCGCCTTCCAGCCGCGGTA
This genomic window contains:
- a CDS encoding DUF3995 domain-containing protein — protein: MKTSTGVALGLAAAFGLLSALHVAWALGGKLASGSVIPVVDGTPALRPSAGTTLAVAGLLAAAALVVLVRAGVLLPSFPPRLATFATIVLGAILVLRAVGDFRLVGFGKTVRGTAFAYWDSVLYSPIALVLGLSALWLASTARPK
- a CDS encoding SGNH/GDSL hydrolase family protein, yielding MCPGIEAPSPRARRLEHRAGRSFERYVAIGDSSTEGLDDPSGDGSFRGWANRLAEHLARVQAGQGGLLYANLGVRGRKTREIRDQQLACALAMRPDLVTLFSGTNDVVSRSFDLPAVAADLEEMMAAVRATGAALLTFTMPDLVPVMPMARRLAPRLAALNAAIRAAAARTDTLLVDFAVHPVASDPRLWSPDRLHANALGHARIAAALAHALGIPDADEDWRLPLPPAAPRSAARRLRDELVWGRDYLLPWLLRHSLGRSSGDRRQPKRPVLAPVEVRASGEVTA
- the speB gene encoding agmatinase: MSRTPTLLGLPYDASSSFLRGPAAAPQLIRKQLWSEATNPWSEALIDISVAGALADAGDLELPPDSTGARERIQAGVAAVYAAGGRAIALGGDHSVSFPVLRAVGPRFPELTLVHVDAHPDLNDIFEGDRFSHACPFARILEEGLVARLVQIGIRTMSGHQRAQADRFGVEVIDMRAWEEGRRPALGGPVYLSLDLDGIDPAFAPGVSHQEPGGLTVRDVISLIQRLPGPIVGADVVEYNPLCDVGGTTARVAAKLVKEIVGRMLATGAAAPDR
- a CDS encoding PIG-L family deacetylase, with amino-acid sequence MIRWLQLLAILAILAIPATTPGILAALSTPGILDPLPTPHSPPLFPGVQSVLWVAAHPDDEVLVAPAIAKLCRLERLACHFLVLTRGEAGVCLRPEGCLPDLATVRTQEMQQAAALFGAELTLWTLPDGGGLAGWDAASGGHGALVTRLEGFLRGLAPDLILTFDPRHGATCHGDHRAAGELLLAARDRLDPMPATFLLETLVEVTAAPPFIRYSPAAGARAGTFGYTATPDIAGVPGTWSYSVAAARLHRSQFSAATVRALARRPGVERVVYLAPAEPVLADDNVATCP
- a CDS encoding NAD(P)/FAD-dependent oxidoreductase; its protein translation is MIRLTDLALPLGHSTAELEAAIRHRLGLGSGDLTGYSIFKRSLDARQRRGIRLVHTVDLESPRESELLRRFADDPHVGPTPDSTYRFVAQAPPGFVGPRPVVVGAGPCGLFAALTLAQMGFRPIVLERGKRVRERTVDTFGFWRKGILDPESNVQFGEGGAGTFSDGKLYSQVRDPRHLGRKVLTEFVAAGAPEEILWIHRPHIGTFKLVKVVESLRARIEGLGGEIRFQSRVERLHLEDGRIRGVQLAGGEQIRTDQVVLAVGHSARDTFRTLLDQGVTIEPKAFSIGFRIEHPQAIIDACRYRAEAGNPLLGAADYKLVHHCTNGRTVYSFCMCPGGTVVAAASEPGRVVTNGMSQYDRSERNANAGIVVGITPADFPAGPLAGIEFQRLWEQRAFEAGGSDYDAPAQRVGDFLAGHPSTALGSVLPSYTPGVKPADLSTCLPDWAITAIREAIPAFDRKIPGFAMPDALLTGVETRTSSPISIRRDALSLQSISTPGLYPAGEGAGYAGGILSAAIDGIQVAEAVALACLGSTAGAHP
- a CDS encoding DUF1304 domain-containing protein — translated: MTLTADLLTAAVALLHVYFLVLEMFLWESPAGRRAFGLSAEMAKATRMLAANQGLYNGFLAAGLGWALWRGEAGFEMRVFFLACVMVAGAFGAATASRKILWIQALPAALALATSLLARG